The following proteins come from a genomic window of Pseudomonas sp. J452:
- a CDS encoding MDR family MFS transporter, whose protein sequence is MMSAMLGAFMAVLDIQITNSSLKDIQGALSATLEEGSWISTSYLVAEIIMIPLTAWLVQLLSARRLAIWVSLGFLASSLLCSMAWNLESMIVFRALQGFTGGALIPLAFTLTLIKLPEHHRAKGMALFAITATFAPSIGPTLGGWLTENWGWEYIFYINIPPGLLMIAGLMYGLEKKAPHWQLLKSTDYGGIVTLGLGLGCLQVFLEEGHRKDWLESNLIVGLGSIAVISLCLFVILQFSRDNPLINLRILRERNFGLTSIASLGMGLGLYGSIYLLPLYLAQIQNYSALQIGEVIMWMGLPQLLIIPLVPLLMKVVPPKLLCALGFGLFGFSSFASGVLNPDFAGEQFNHIQIIRALGQPLIMVTISLIATAYIQAQDAGSASSLFNILRNLGGAIGIALLATLLDSRAKTYFDYLRESLVPSNPQVSERLALLTDKLGSEQAALAKLSEIAHQQASIMAYNDAFHFVGLALGISMIAVLLTRALPPGTTGGAAH, encoded by the coding sequence GTGATGAGCGCCATGCTCGGCGCCTTCATGGCAGTGCTGGATATCCAGATCACCAACTCCTCGCTGAAGGACATCCAGGGCGCGCTATCCGCCACCCTGGAGGAAGGCTCGTGGATTTCCACCTCCTACCTGGTCGCGGAGATCATCATGATCCCGCTCACCGCCTGGCTGGTGCAGCTGCTCTCGGCACGGCGCCTGGCGATATGGGTGTCACTGGGTTTTCTCGCCTCCTCCCTGCTCTGCTCGATGGCCTGGAACCTGGAGAGCATGATCGTGTTTCGTGCCCTGCAGGGCTTTACCGGCGGCGCGCTGATTCCGCTGGCCTTCACCCTGACCCTGATCAAGCTGCCGGAACACCACCGCGCCAAGGGCATGGCGCTGTTCGCCATCACCGCCACCTTCGCCCCCTCCATCGGCCCGACCCTGGGCGGCTGGTTGACGGAAAACTGGGGCTGGGAATACATCTTCTATATCAACATCCCGCCGGGCCTGCTGATGATCGCCGGGCTGATGTACGGCCTGGAGAAGAAGGCGCCGCATTGGCAGCTGCTGAAAAGCACCGACTACGGCGGCATCGTCACCCTGGGCCTGGGTCTGGGCTGCCTGCAGGTATTTCTCGAGGAAGGCCACCGCAAGGACTGGCTGGAGTCCAACCTGATCGTCGGCCTCGGTTCGATCGCCGTGATCAGTCTGTGCCTGTTCGTCATCCTGCAGTTCTCCCGCGACAACCCGCTGATCAACCTGCGCATCCTCCGCGAGCGCAACTTCGGCCTGACCAGCATCGCCAGCCTGGGCATGGGTCTGGGCCTGTACGGTTCGATCTACCTGCTGCCGCTGTACCTGGCGCAGATCCAGAATTACAGCGCCCTGCAGATTGGCGAAGTAATCATGTGGATGGGCCTGCCGCAGCTGCTGATCATCCCGCTGGTGCCGCTGCTGATGAAGGTGGTTCCGCCCAAACTGCTGTGCGCCCTGGGGTTCGGCCTGTTCGGCTTTTCCAGCTTCGCTTCCGGGGTGCTCAATCCGGACTTTGCCGGCGAACAGTTCAACCATATCCAGATCATTCGCGCCCTCGGCCAGCCACTGATCATGGTCACCATCTCGCTGATCGCCACCGCCTATATCCAGGCCCAGGACGCCGGCTCGGCCTCCAGTCTGTTCAACATCCTGCGCAACCTGGGTGGCGCCATCGGCATCGCCCTGCTCGCCACCCTGCTCGACAGCCGCGCCAAAACCTATTTCGACTACCTGCGCGAATCGCTGGTACCGAGCAACCCGCAGGTCAGCGAGCGCCTCGCCCTGCTCACCGACAAGCTCGGTAGCGAGCAGGCGGCACTGGCCAAGCTGAGCGAAATCGCCCACCAGCAGGCCAGCATCATGGCCTACAATGACGCCTTCCATTTCGTCGGCCTGGCGCTCGGCATCAGCATGATCGCCGTGCTCCTGACCCGCGCACTGCCACCGGGAACCACCGGCGGCGCTGCCCACTGA
- a CDS encoding EamA family transporter: MLSSTTRSRSLLLISAFLVIYIGWGTTYLANHFLLRELPPFVIGTLRFLCAGVLALLWALSRGETQMQPGNWGSALIGGLLLIAFGQGALIYANQHLPTGLLAMLYTSLPLWSVALEWLLGERPPFWVLLGLALASGGIVLLMGNGLGAETGLLQWFSGGLTLLATLLWAIGAWWMRQRPPFRSSWLGLSLQMLIGALILTGLGLLDGDWQALHLDRLSASGWLWLAYLVLPVSLGVYPAYFWLLREVRPSLVSTFAFVNPVVALLLGYLILGEQLSLTAGLACLATLTGVSLIILGRR, encoded by the coding sequence ATGCTCTCCTCCACCACCCGCTCGCGCTCGCTGCTGTTGATCAGCGCTTTTCTGGTCATCTATATCGGCTGGGGCACCACCTACCTGGCCAACCACTTCCTCCTGCGCGAGCTGCCGCCCTTCGTCATCGGCACCCTGCGCTTCCTCTGTGCCGGCGTGCTGGCCCTGCTCTGGGCGCTGAGCCGGGGTGAAACGCAGATGCAGCCAGGCAACTGGGGCAGCGCCCTGATCGGCGGCCTGCTGCTGATCGCCTTCGGCCAGGGCGCACTGATCTACGCCAACCAGCACCTGCCCACCGGCCTGCTGGCGATGCTCTACACCAGCCTGCCGCTGTGGAGCGTGGCCCTGGAGTGGCTGCTCGGCGAACGCCCGCCGTTCTGGGTGCTGCTGGGCCTAGCCCTGGCCAGCGGCGGCATCGTGCTACTGATGGGCAATGGCCTGGGCGCCGAGACGGGTCTGCTGCAATGGTTTTCCGGTGGCCTGACGCTGCTCGCCACCCTGCTCTGGGCCATCGGCGCCTGGTGGATGCGCCAGCGCCCGCCGTTCCGCTCCAGCTGGCTGGGACTGAGCCTGCAGATGCTGATCGGCGCGCTGATTCTCACCGGCCTGGGCCTGCTCGACGGCGACTGGCAGGCGCTGCATCTCGACCGACTGAGCGCTAGCGGTTGGCTTTGGTTGGCTTATCTGGTGCTGCCGGTCAGCCTGGGCGTTTACCCGGCGTATTTCTGGCTGTTGCGCGAAGTGCGGCCGAGCCTGGTGTCGACCTTCGCCTTCGTCAACCCGGTGGTGGCCCTGCTGCTGGGCTACCTGATCCTCGGCGAACAGCTCAGCCTCACCGCCGGCCTGGCCTGCCTGGCGACCCTGACCGGGGTGTCGCTGATCATTCTGGGGCGGCGCTAA
- a CDS encoding REP-associated tyrosine transposase, translated as MPVERNPSSYRLRIGRYSESGRIYLLTSNTHERRSLFSDLQLGRLVVREMRELQARGMAETLAWVLMPDHLHWLVQLQDVELSELMRRLKSSSSRAIKRTTLLKEPVWQSGYHDRALRRDEDIRLVARYVVSNPLRAGLVQSLSDYSLWDAVWL; from the coding sequence ATGCCTGTTGAGAGAAACCCTTCCAGCTACCGCCTGCGTATTGGACGTTACTCCGAGTCTGGTCGCATTTATCTGCTGACTAGTAATACCCATGAGCGGCGTTCGCTGTTTTCCGATTTGCAGTTGGGGAGACTAGTCGTTCGGGAAATGCGCGAGCTGCAGGCGCGGGGAATGGCCGAAACACTGGCGTGGGTGTTGATGCCGGATCACTTGCATTGGCTCGTGCAATTGCAGGATGTGGAGTTGAGTGAGCTGATGCGCAGGTTGAAGTCCAGCAGCTCTCGTGCAATTAAGCGGACAACCCTGTTGAAAGAGCCGGTTTGGCAGTCTGGTTACCACGACCGTGCTTTGCGGCGCGATGAGGATATTCGATTGGTTGCTCGCTATGTAGTAAGCAACCCGCTCCGGGCGGGATTGGTTCAGTCGCTGAGCGACTACTCGCTCTGGGATGCGGTGTGGCTCTGA
- the uvrB gene encoding excinuclease ABC subunit UvrB, whose product MSQFQLVTRFQPAGDQPEAIRQLVEGLEAGLSHQTLLGVTGSGKTFSIANVIAQIQRPTLVLAPNKTLAAQLYGEFKSFFPNNAVEYFVSYYDYYQPEAYVPSSDTFIEKDASINDHIEQMRLSATKALLERPDAIIVTTVSCIYGLGSPESYLKMVLHVDRGDKLDQRALLRRLADLQYTRNDMDFARATFRVRGDVIDIFPAESDLEAIRIELFDDEVESISAFDPLTGEVIRKLPRFTFYPKSHYVTPREVLLEAVEHIKVELKERLDYLRANNKLVEAQRLEQRTRFDLEMILELGYCNGIENYSRYLSGRGPGEPPPTLYDYLPDQALLVIDESHVSVPQVGAMYKGDRSRKETLVEYGFRLPSALDNRPMRFEEWEAASPQTIFVSATPGNYEGEHAGRVVEQVVRPTGLVDPQIEVRPARTQVDDLLSEITKRVAVEERVLVTTLTKRMAEDLTDYLGDHGVKVRYLHSDIDTVERVEIIRDLRTGAFDVLVGINLLREGLDMPEVSLVAILDADKEGFLRSERSLIQTIGRAARNLNGRAILYADRMTGSMERAIGETERRRNKQIAFNEANGIVPKGVKKDIQDILEGATVPGSRSNKRKGMAKAAEESARYEAELRSPSEITKRIRQLEEKMYQLARDLEFEAAAQLRDEIHKLRERLLQV is encoded by the coding sequence ATGTCGCAGTTTCAGCTCGTCACCCGCTTCCAGCCGGCCGGCGACCAGCCGGAGGCCATTCGCCAGCTGGTCGAGGGGCTTGAGGCGGGTCTGTCGCACCAGACCCTGCTCGGCGTGACCGGTTCGGGCAAGACCTTCAGCATCGCCAACGTGATCGCCCAGATCCAGCGCCCGACCCTGGTGCTGGCACCGAACAAGACCCTGGCCGCGCAGCTGTATGGCGAGTTCAAGAGCTTCTTCCCGAACAACGCGGTGGAGTATTTCGTCTCCTACTACGACTACTACCAGCCCGAGGCCTACGTTCCTTCGTCCGATACCTTTATCGAGAAGGACGCCTCGATCAACGACCATATCGAGCAGATGCGCCTGTCGGCGACCAAGGCCCTGCTCGAACGGCCGGATGCGATCATCGTCACCACCGTGTCGTGCATCTACGGCCTGGGTAGCCCCGAGAGCTACCTGAAAATGGTGCTGCACGTCGATCGTGGCGACAAACTGGATCAGCGCGCGCTGCTGCGCCGCCTGGCCGACCTGCAGTACACCCGCAACGACATGGACTTTGCCCGCGCCACCTTCCGTGTACGCGGTGATGTGATTGATATCTTCCCGGCCGAATCCGACCTGGAAGCCATCCGCATCGAGCTGTTCGATGACGAAGTGGAAAGCATCTCGGCCTTCGATCCACTGACCGGCGAGGTGATCCGCAAGTTGCCGCGCTTTACCTTCTACCCCAAGAGCCACTACGTCACCCCGCGTGAGGTGCTGCTGGAGGCGGTGGAACACATCAAGGTCGAGCTCAAGGAGCGCCTGGACTACCTGCGCGCCAACAACAAGCTGGTCGAGGCGCAGCGCCTTGAGCAGCGTACCCGCTTCGACCTGGAGATGATCCTCGAGCTGGGCTACTGCAACGGCATCGAAAACTACTCGCGCTACCTGTCCGGGCGCGGCCCGGGCGAGCCGCCGCCGACCCTGTACGACTACCTGCCGGACCAGGCGCTGTTGGTGATCGACGAGTCCCACGTGTCGGTGCCGCAGGTTGGCGCCATGTACAAGGGCGACCGTTCGCGCAAGGAAACCCTGGTCGAGTACGGCTTCCGCCTGCCCTCGGCGCTGGACAACCGGCCCATGCGTTTCGAGGAGTGGGAGGCGGCCAGTCCGCAGACCATCTTCGTTTCCGCTACGCCGGGCAACTACGAGGGCGAGCATGCCGGGCGGGTGGTCGAGCAGGTGGTGCGGCCGACTGGCCTGGTCGACCCGCAAATCGAGGTGCGCCCGGCGCGCACCCAGGTCGACGACCTGCTCTCGGAGATCACCAAGCGCGTCGCGGTCGAGGAGCGCGTGCTGGTCACCACGCTGACCAAGCGCATGGCCGAAGACCTCACCGATTACCTGGGCGACCACGGGGTCAAGGTGCGCTACCTGCACTCGGACATCGACACGGTGGAACGGGTGGAGATCATCCGCGACCTGCGTACCGGGGCGTTCGACGTGCTGGTGGGGATCAACCTGCTGCGCGAAGGCCTGGACATGCCCGAGGTGTCGCTGGTGGCGATTCTCGATGCGGACAAGGAAGGCTTCCTGCGCAGCGAGCGCTCGCTGATCCAGACCATCGGCCGCGCCGCGCGCAACCTCAATGGCCGGGCGATCCTGTATGCCGACCGCATGACAGGTTCGATGGAGCGCGCCATCGGCGAGACCGAGCGGCGGCGCAACAAGCAGATCGCCTTCAACGAAGCCAATGGCATCGTGCCCAAGGGCGTGAAGAAGGACATCCAGGACATCCTCGAAGGCGCCACTGTGCCCGGCTCGCGCAGCAACAAGCGCAAGGGCATGGCCAAGGCGGCGGAGGAGAGTGCGCGCTACGAGGCCGAACTGCGCTCGCCGAGCGAGATCACCAAGCGCATTCGCCAGCTGGAGGAGAAGATGTACCAGCTGGCCCGCGACCTGGAGTTCGAGGCCGCCGCACAGCTGCGCGACGAAATCCACAAGCTGCGCGAGCGGTTGTTGCAGGTGTGA
- a CDS encoding amino acid aminotransferase yields the protein MSLFSAVEMAPRDPILGLNEAFNADTRSNKVNLGVGVYFTEEGRIPLLRAVAEAEKARIEAHAPRGYLPIEGIAAYDSAVQKLLFGADSALLAEGRVVTTQAVGGTGALKTGADFLKRLLPNAVVAISDPSWENHRALFESAGFPVHNYRYYDAATNGVNRAGLLEDLQNLPARSVVVLHACCHNPTGVDLSLDDWKAVLEVLREREHVPFLDIAYQGFGEGIEQDAFAVRLFAESGLPFLVSSSFSKSFSLYGERVGALSIVTASKEEAGRVLSQAKRVIRTNYSNPPTHGATVVANVLNSPELRALWEEELGEMRQRIRDMRLAMVEQLAAQGAKRDFSFVARQRGMFSYSGLTAEQVERLKNEFAIYAVGTGRICVAALNRSNLDAVTKAIVQVL from the coding sequence ATGAGTCTGTTCTCTGCCGTCGAAATGGCGCCGCGCGATCCGATCCTGGGCCTGAACGAAGCCTTCAACGCCGACACCCGTAGCAACAAGGTCAACCTTGGCGTGGGCGTCTACTTTACCGAGGAAGGCCGAATTCCCCTTCTGCGTGCCGTTGCCGAGGCCGAAAAAGCCCGCATCGAAGCCCACGCACCGCGCGGCTACCTGCCGATCGAAGGCATCGCCGCCTATGACAGCGCCGTACAGAAGCTGCTGTTCGGCGCTGATTCCGCCCTGCTGGCCGAAGGTCGCGTGGTCACCACCCAGGCCGTCGGCGGTACCGGCGCGCTGAAGACCGGCGCCGACTTCCTCAAGCGCCTGCTGCCGAATGCCGTGGTCGCCATCAGTGACCCAAGCTGGGAAAACCATCGCGCGCTGTTCGAATCCGCCGGCTTCCCGGTACACAACTATCGCTACTACGATGCTGCGACCAACGGCGTGAACCGCGCCGGCCTGCTGGAAGACCTGCAGAACCTGCCAGCCCGCTCGGTGGTCGTACTGCACGCCTGCTGCCACAACCCGACCGGCGTCGACCTGTCGCTGGACGACTGGAAAGCCGTGCTGGAAGTGCTGCGCGAGCGCGAGCACGTGCCCTTCCTCGACATCGCCTACCAGGGCTTCGGCGAGGGCATCGAACAGGACGCTTTCGCCGTGCGCCTGTTCGCCGAGTCCGGCCTGCCATTCTTGGTTTCCAGCTCCTTCTCCAAGTCCTTCTCGCTGTATGGCGAGCGGGTCGGCGCACTGTCCATCGTCACCGCGTCGAAGGAAGAAGCCGGCCGCGTGCTGTCGCAAGCCAAGCGCGTGATCCGCACCAACTACTCCAACCCACCGACCCACGGCGCCACCGTGGTCGCCAATGTGCTCAACAGCCCCGAGCTGCGCGCACTGTGGGAAGAAGAACTGGGCGAGATGCGCCAGCGCATCCGTGACATGCGCCTGGCCATGGTCGAGCAACTGGCGGCCCAGGGCGCCAAGCGCGACTTCAGCTTCGTCGCCCGTCAGCGCGGCATGTTCTCCTACTCTGGTCTGACCGCCGAGCAGGTGGAACGCCTGAAGAACGAGTTCGCCATCTACGCCGTCGGCACTGGTCGCATCTGCGTCGCAGCACTCAACCGCAGCAACCTGGATGCCGTCACCAAGGCCATCGTCCAGGTCCTCTGA
- a CDS encoding ComEA family DNA-binding protein, translated as MLRKSLSVLLFSCLTSLSAGVFAAEPAKSEAAPVTASQAPVTAEVQVVNLNTADAATLESGLIGIGKVKAQAIVDHRTANGPFASVDELLEVKGIGAATLEKNRDKLSIN; from the coding sequence ATGCTTAGAAAGAGTCTGTCTGTACTGCTGTTTTCCTGCCTTACCAGTCTGTCCGCCGGAGTTTTCGCGGCAGAGCCCGCCAAAAGCGAAGCTGCTCCTGTTACTGCCAGCCAGGCCCCGGTTACTGCCGAAGTGCAGGTGGTCAACCTCAATACCGCTGACGCCGCCACTCTTGAGAGTGGTCTGATCGGTATTGGCAAGGTGAAGGCCCAGGCCATTGTCGATCACCGTACGGCTAACGGGCCGTTTGCTTCGGTCGATGAGTTGCTTGAGGTGAAAGGTATTGGTGCTGCAACGCTGGAAAAGAACCGCGACAAGTTGAGTATTAACTGA